The Opitutaceae bacterium genome has a window encoding:
- a CDS encoding ATP-binding cassette domain-containing protein, which produces MPETEASPPDNILELKDLKSHFPIYKGTLIKRLSGTVKAVDGVTLSIRRGEVVGLVGESGCGKSTLARTILQLVPTTGGTVVLEGRNLVNLSSAELRKVRTGLQMVFQDPYASLNPRMTVFDTLAEPLIAHDRCTRNAVAHEVAQLMETVGLSPRFMRKYPHEFSGGQRQRIAVARALALKPSLIIADEPVSALDVSIQAQILNLLSRLTREMNLSMIFIAHDLSVVKHISDRIAVMYLGKVVEIGEAIDVIENPRHPYTQALVSAIPIPDPEIERSRKRIVLPGDPPSPLNPPAGCTFHPRCPHAIEACRGEVPPLKKTGPDHEAACIRIGEI; this is translated from the coding sequence ATGCCCGAGACCGAAGCCAGCCCGCCCGACAATATCCTTGAACTGAAGGACCTGAAGTCCCATTTCCCCATCTACAAGGGCACCTTGATCAAGCGGCTTTCCGGCACGGTCAAGGCCGTCGACGGGGTCACTCTCTCCATCCGTCGTGGCGAAGTCGTCGGCCTGGTCGGCGAATCCGGGTGTGGCAAATCCACCCTCGCCCGCACCATCCTGCAACTGGTGCCAACCACCGGGGGAACGGTGGTTCTCGAAGGCAGAAACCTGGTGAATCTCTCCAGTGCGGAATTGCGCAAGGTGCGGACCGGACTGCAGATGGTTTTCCAGGATCCCTACGCCTCGCTCAATCCGCGGATGACGGTCTTCGACACCCTGGCCGAGCCACTCATCGCCCACGACCGCTGCACCCGGAATGCAGTGGCCCACGAAGTGGCGCAGTTGATGGAAACCGTGGGTCTGTCCCCGCGCTTCATGCGCAAATACCCGCACGAATTCTCGGGGGGCCAGCGACAACGAATCGCGGTTGCCCGGGCCCTCGCGCTGAAGCCCAGCCTGATCATCGCCGACGAACCCGTTTCCGCTCTCGATGTTTCCATCCAGGCGCAGATCCTCAATCTCCTCTCCCGCCTGACTCGGGAAATGAATCTGAGCATGATCTTTATCGCCCACGATCTTTCGGTCGTGAAGCATATCTCCGATCGGATCGCCGTCATGTACCTGGGCAAGGTGGTCGAGATCGGCGAGGCCATCGATGTGATCGAAAATCCCCGCCACCCCTATACCCAGGCACTGGTCAGCGCGATTCCCATCCCCGACCCCGAGATCGAGCGCTCACGCAAGCGGATCGTCCTGCCGGGCGATCCTCCGTCACCGCTCAATCCACCGGCCGGGTGCACATTTCACCCCAGGTGCCCGCACGCCATCGAGGCCTGCCGCGGCGAAGTGCCGCCCCTGAAAAAAACCGGACCCGATCACGAGGCCGCCTGCATCCGTATCGGGGAAATCTGA
- a CDS encoding ABC transporter permease, translated as MRDYFLRRLILIPPTLFGVTILVFIITRFVPGGPLERAMMEAQMMDAQSGRTSGMTGQSQALSDEQIQQLKEYYGFDKPVLVSYFQWVGKVLIGDLGSSYRYNESVWSIIRSRFPVSIFYGILTLIITYAVCIPLGIVKAIKHRTLLDNSTSIVIFMGYAVPGYVLGALLLLFFSARLEWFPMGGFTSIYFEDLTTWEQTKDLFHHAVLPLCCYLVGSFAVTTMLMKNHLMDNLSADYMRTAVAKGVTFEKAVFNHALRNSLIPIATTFGQNITLIVGGSFLIETIFDINGFGLLGLTAIFDRDYPVVMGVVFLSSLLLLIGNILSDFLVALIDPRIRFR; from the coding sequence ATGCGTGATTATTTCCTCAGGCGTCTCATCCTTATCCCGCCCACCCTTTTTGGTGTGACCATTCTGGTCTTCATCATCACCCGGTTCGTTCCCGGAGGTCCGCTGGAGCGTGCCATGATGGAAGCCCAGATGATGGATGCCCAGAGCGGACGCACCTCGGGCATGACCGGACAGAGTCAGGCCCTCTCCGACGAACAGATACAGCAGCTGAAGGAATACTACGGCTTCGACAAACCCGTCCTGGTCAGTTACTTTCAATGGGTCGGCAAAGTCCTGATCGGCGATCTGGGCAGCAGCTACCGCTACAATGAATCGGTCTGGAGCATCATCCGCTCGCGTTTTCCGGTCTCGATCTTCTACGGTATTCTCACCCTGATCATAACCTATGCGGTCTGTATTCCTCTGGGAATAGTCAAGGCGATCAAGCACCGCACCCTCCTCGACAACAGCACTTCGATTGTCATTTTCATGGGCTACGCCGTACCCGGTTATGTGCTGGGGGCACTCCTTCTCCTCTTCTTCTCGGCCCGTCTTGAGTGGTTTCCCATGGGCGGATTCACCAGCATCTACTTTGAGGACCTGACGACCTGGGAGCAGACCAAGGACCTCTTCCATCACGCCGTTCTCCCCCTCTGCTGCTACCTCGTCGGGAGCTTCGCCGTGACTACCATGCTGATGAAAAACCATCTCATGGACAACCTTTCGGCCGACTATATGCGGACGGCCGTCGCCAAGGGTGTCACCTTCGAAAAGGCCGTCTTCAACCATGCCCTCCGCAATTCGCTCATTCCGATTGCCACGACCTTCGGCCAGAACATCACCCTGATCGTCGGAGGGTCTTTTCTTATCGAGACCATCTTTGACATCAACGGATTCGGCCTCCTCGGCCTGACCGCGATCTTCGACCGCGACTACCCGGTCGTCATGGGGGTGGTTTTCCTCTCCTCCCTGCTCCTGCTGATCGGCAATATCCTTTCCGACTTCCTTGTTGCCCTGATCGACCCACGAATCCGGTTCCGTTGA